The sequence GAGAAAAAGGTCATAAACCGGGAAGAGATAATCAGGACCATCCTCTCCAGGTATTCATGATCCAAAAATTATAACCCTCTTTTTTTCAGAGTCCGTCTCTTCATGAACCCAAGTATTCCAATCATGAGAATTGCTAGAATTCCTATCCCGATCATAACATAGTTTAAGAGAAATATGGCGGGCGGGAGAGTAAAGATAAGGGGCGAAACAGGATCAGAGGAGCTTGTAGAAGATGAAATTATTTGATCATCCTGACCGGCCTTTGCAAGCCGGCTGAGCGTATCTCCATATTTTTGCGGAATATAACTTTCATCCAGGGATATAGCCTGCTCAAACGCCTTTAGAGCTTTTTCCATATTTCCCATAGAAAAATAGACACTACCAAGATTATTCCAGACTTCTGCTGACTCAGGATATATCTGGATTGACTGGTTAAATGCAGCAAGTGCCTCTTCATTCCGGTACATCTTTGCGAGGACTTCCCCTTTCTTATTCCAGGTGGCATTACTCTTTGGATCGATTTTAAGTGCACTGGTATATGCATAATCTGCTTCGGTAAACCGATTCAGAGCTGCCAGCACGTCCCCATATCCATCCTGGTTTTGAAAAATATACGGATTTAACGATACGGCACGTGTGAATATATCAAGGGCATCCTGATATTTCCCAAGTTCA comes from Methanospirillum hungatei and encodes:
- a CDS encoding tetratricopeptide repeat protein; translation: MIRCHCMVQVITVFCICFFFVCTCIAAESIHDATVWINKGKDAFQNKDFVSAIAAYDQALLLDEFYTEGWKLRGDALMELKRYAEAAESYDRAISIDKTNADLLGKKGRAIYELGKYQDALDIFTRAVSLNPYIFQNQDGYGDVLAALNRFTEADYAYTSALKIDPKSNATWNKKGEVLAKMYRNEEALAAFNQSIQIYPESAEVWNNLGSVYFSMGNMEKALKAFEQAISLDESYIPQKYGDTLSRLAKAGQDDQIISSSTSSSDPVSPLIFTLPPAIFLLNYVMIGIGILAILMIGILGFMKRRTLKKRGL